In Paenibacillus protaetiae, the genomic stretch TAATCGTATCGTCATCGGGCTACTTATTATTGCTGTAGGCGTGCTTTTTTTTCTAAGGCAGACCGGTTATGTTGCATTTGATTTGGGTGATTTTAATATAGGTTATTTATTTTCAACCTTCTGGCCGGTTATCCTCATTTGGATCGGGCTTCGCGGATTGTTTGGAGGGCTTGCTTCAAGAAACGGCTCGGGCTTGGGCGGCGTCATTATTTTGCTGCTGGGCATTACGTTTCTGGGGCATAACCTTGGATGGTTTGCATGGTCGCTTGGTGAAATATTTACGAACCTATGGCCGGTGGGGGTTATTCTGATCGGCATTCATCTGCTTTGGCGCCCGCGGCGGCGTCATGAGGAAGAACGTCCGTTTGATGAATGGAAGACCTACGGGAAATTCAATGAGGACGACGAATATGATTATGATGTTCCCCCGGCTCCGCCGCTTCATCCCGATCCGACAAAAAAAAGCGGTGAAGATGCCGGCATTTCCGGAGAAGAAAGCGGTTCTTCCTTTTCGTTTGACGCCTCTCCGAAGGAGTCGCACAACGATGAAGCGCCGCTGCGCATTCCGTCCTTCGAGGAATGGAAACATCAAGTGAAAAACGGCAAACACCATTATAAGCGCTACAAGGATCAAGTAAGGGCTTATAAACATTATTACAGGCGGCAAAAACACCATTACAAACATCACTATAGACATCAATATAAGCATCATTACAAGGAAGAATATTGGGACAGCCAGGCGCAGAACCGTTCCGGTTTTATCGGAGATATTCATATCGGACATGATTACTGGGAGCTGAAGCCGCTCAACATTTCGCATTTCATCGGCGATACGGTACTCGATTTGACAAAAGCGCAAATCCCGTTTGGCGAAACGAAAATTAACGTATCTTCATTCGTAGGCGACGTTAAAGTGTTTGTGCCTAACGATATGGAAGTTGGCGTGCAGGTAGTGTCGAGCTCTTTTGCCGGCGATGTAAAAATTTTGGGCCGCAAGGAGGGAGGCATGTTCCATTCGGTGAATTATCATACAACCGGTTACCACGAAATGGATAAAAAAATAAAGCTTGTCGTCAGCACGTTTGTGGGCGATGTGCGCGTAACGAAGGTGGGATGAAGGCAGGATGATGGTAAGACTGCTAAGAAGCGGAAAATGGGAGTTTGTATGGAAGTTTGTTCTCTCTTCGCTTCTTTCCGCCATTTTGGGAGCAGCTGTCTGGACTTTTTTGAATAAGGAAGGCGTTGAAGCGGGAGCTTCATGGGCTGCCGCAGTTGTTTTTCTGCTGGTCAGCCTGGCGTTTGGTTACTGGGTCAGCCAAACGACGCAGCGGCGGATTGATGCGCTGCAGCTTTCGCTGAAGCAGCTTGCTAACGGCAATTACGAGGTTCGCCTGCCGGTGGCCGGCGAACTTGCGTATATGGAGCTGCACCGCGAGTTTAACGAGCTCGCCAGGCAGCTTGAAGAGCGGATGAAATGGCTGCAAAAAATCGGCGAAGAGCAAATTATGCAGGAGGCTGCTTCAAATGAGGCGGCGGTAATGGAAGAACGCAAGCGGCTTGCACGTGATTTGCACGATACGGTCAGCCAGCAGCTGTTTGCCATTCATATGTCGGCAAGCTCGCTGCCGAAGCTGCAGCAGCTTCATGCGGACAAGGCTGCCGAAGTGCTGCAGCAGCTGATTCATATGTCGACGCTGGCGCAAAAGCAAATGCGGGGCTTTATCGCGCAGCTTCGGCCGATGGAGCTGGAGAACCGGACGCTGCAGGAAGCGCTTGAGAAATGGTTTCCCGATTACTGCCGGCAGAACGGACTGCAGGGGGAGCTGGACTGGCGGATCGGGGAACCGCTGTCGGAAGCGAAGGAACATCAGCTGTTTCTCATTGCACAGGAAGCGATGGCTAACGTTGTCAAACACGCCCGTGCGAGCGGCTGTACACTTACACTTGCCGAAAACGAGCGGCAGGTTGTAATGACGGTGCAGGATAACGGCGCGGGATTCCGCGCCGACGAAGTGAAACGCGGCTCCTATGGGCTGTCAACGATGCTGGAGCGGGCACAGAAGCTGGGAGGAACAGCTGAAATTATGAGCAAGCCGGGAAGCGGGACAAGAGTCAAAGTGACGATACCTAAAATATGGAAAGGGGACGCGGAGGATGGAAAATAATGATCGGATATATACCGTCATGATCGTAGACGACCATGATATGGTCAGGACCGGGCTTCGTACGTATCTGATGCTGGAGCCGCGATTTGAAATAACAGCGGAAGCGAATAATGGGAGCCATGCATTAAAGCTGCTGGAGCAAGGCCAGGTGCCGGATCTTATTCTGATGGATATGATGATGCCGGAAATGAACGGCATAGAGGCGACCCGCGCTATTGTTTCCCGTTATCCTTCCGTGAAGGTCGTGATGCTGACCAGCTTCCTGGAAGATGATAAAGTATTTGAAGCGATTGAGGCCGGTGCGGTAAGTTATGTATTAAAAACCGTCTCTTCTGAAGAGCTTATTTACGCGCTGAACGGTGCGCTCAAAGGGATGCCGGTCATGACTTCAGACGTCTCCCAGGCGTTAACGCGCGGGTTGCGCCAGCGCGCGGCGCAAGGAGAAGAAGAAGGGCTGACCGAAAGAGAAAAAGAAGTGCTGCTGCTTATCGCGGAAGGGCGAACGAACAAAGAGATCGGCGAAGAGCTTCATATTAGCATCAAAACGGTCAAAACCCATGTCAGCAATTTGCTGATGAAATGCGATTTGGACGACCGGACTCAGCTTGCCGTATACGCGCACCGAAAGGGCTGGGTGAAACAATCATAATAATTCCCGGTCAAGGGTATCCTTCATTTTAGACTCATTACGGCAAATGAAGGAGTGTGCTTTAATTTATGGTTCCAATAAGCTCTTCCATCGAATCGACCAAACATGAATTTACCGCTGTCAACAAGCTTCTTAATCAGCTTCAGTTTGCGCTTGGCGGCGGCTGGGATTATGAAGGCGGCTCTTTTGACCGTTATCTGGATGATGAGCATAAAGTATGGCTGCGCATTCCATTTAAAACAAGGAGTGGGAATATTGATATAGAAGCGGACAATGGAGCCGTTATCGAATTTGACCGGCCTTTTGTGTTAAAGCATTTATATAATGAAGGAACGGATCCTGAAGGCTCCGTCCGCTTGCTTGGGGCTTTATTTGACCAGTTCCAGACGCCGGTTGATCCGGACGCCCGGGTCGAGCAGCAATGGCTCGATAAAGCAAAGGAACTATTAGCGGAGGTCGAACGCGCTCTGTAAAACCGGCAGCATAGGAGCGGAACGGGAACCCGCCGTTTTCACGATAAAAAAGCTTCTCTTTGAAGCTTTTTTATTGTGGCCCTATCTCATAATTTCTTAGCCCACGTTTCTCATAAAGTGTTGATACGATTTTGATGGTTAACTTTTTAGTATCCACTCTCTGCTGTTCAAGAGCACCAAGCTCACCGATCCGCATGCCAGTATGAGCAAGGATGAATAATACTCGACTAAATTGCCGCCATCCAAATGCTTCTCTTGGATGGTTTGCTTTGTGGGCCAAACTTTTCGTGGCACGGATCACGGCAAGCAGCTGATCCCTCTCCAAATAGTTTGGAATTTCGTCTTCTTCATCTTCTGGACCCTCTTCTTTAGGCAATACCGCTCCCGTTGCAGGTGATACACCGATTTGTCCGCGTTTTACAGCATGCTTGAACAGCGATGTTAACAAGGCATGTATGCTGCATATCGATGACGGAGCTAACCTCTTTGTCTCTTCTAGGCAAAAGATGAAGTCCTGATAATGTCCATGATTGATGTCCTTTAATTTCTTGCCAGCGAATACGAAACCCCCGGGAGAGGAGGTGAAGAAATGGAATCGGCGAAGCGCAGACACTCTCCTTACTCAAAATTCAAGGCGTTTATGGATGAAAATGGGATAAGAAAGCGTGATCTTGCAGTAATACTGGGGAAATCAAACTTAGATAAAGAGAGAATATCCACTATCTATAAGGGAAAATGTAGATTATTTCTTGTAGGATGTAATATATTCCATGTTAATAGATCTATAAATCCATATATATGGAATAGAGGCAGGGTAGAGGTATGCACAGTCACATTTAAAAAATTTTGAAGGGAGAATTAACTTATAAAAAATTAGTAGCAACAGTTTTATCGGTATCATTATTCGTTGGTGGTGTTGTAATTCCCGCCCAAGTTAAAGCATCTCCAAGCAATGTAGAATCAAGCGAGAGGGTATTAGCATTAGAGAAACACCCGGGAGATACACATCTTGTATATACTTATGAAAGTAATGGTTCATTGTATAAAGTTGAAGAAAATGCAAATGAGGATTTAACTGAAGTTAATAGTACGATTTATGTTATGAATGATGAAGGAAACTATGTCCAATATGCAACGCAAGAAGCTGATATTATAAATTCAAACCTCATAGTTACAACTAATGTAAACGGAGTAATTGATACTGAAGCGTAAAAGTTACCGGAATCAAACACACCAACGAGTCTGTAAAATAAAATGTGTAAACTCCCAAAAACCGATTACAATGAAAGCAGAAGAAAGGTTGGGGAGCACACATGGGATTATGGACGAAAGAACAGCTGCGCGCGTTTATTAAGGAAAACCAATTGGTGACGGCACAGGATGCCCAGAACGCGCTGAAGGATCTGTTTGCCGAGACGCTGCAGGAAATGCTGGAAGCCGAAATGGACACGCATCTGGGCTACGAAAAGCATGACGCAAAAAGCAAACAGACGACGAACAGCCGCAACGGCAAAAGCCGAAAAACGGTCACCAGCGAATATGGCGAGCAGGAGATCGCTGTTCCTCGGGACCGCGAAGGCCCCTTTGAGCCGCTGGTTGTGAAAAAGCATCAATCGAACGTCACGGGCATCGAAGATCAGATCGTCGCCCTCTATGCCAAAGGCGTCAGCACACGCGAGATTCAGGATCATCTGCAGCAGTTGTACGGCATTGAGGTGTCGCCAACGCTCATCTCCAATGTCACGAACAAGATCGTGCCGCTCATCAAAGAGTGGCAGAATCGCCCGCTGCAGAGCATATACGCCGTCGTGTTCCTGGATGCCATCCATTTTAAAGTGAAGCAAGACGGCGCCATTGTGAATAAAGCGGCTTACATGGTCATCGGCATTGATCTGGACGGGAACAAGGATGTGCTGGGCATGTGGATCGGCGAGAACGAGTCCGCGAAGTTCTGGCTCAGCGTCTTAAATGAGTTGAAGAACC encodes the following:
- the liaF gene encoding cell wall-active antibiotics response protein LiaF, whose translation is MKGRYSFNRIVIGLLIIAVGVLFFLRQTGYVAFDLGDFNIGYLFSTFWPVILIWIGLRGLFGGLASRNGSGLGGVIILLLGITFLGHNLGWFAWSLGEIFTNLWPVGVILIGIHLLWRPRRRHEEERPFDEWKTYGKFNEDDEYDYDVPPAPPLHPDPTKKSGEDAGISGEESGSSFSFDASPKESHNDEAPLRIPSFEEWKHQVKNGKHHYKRYKDQVRAYKHYYRRQKHHYKHHYRHQYKHHYKEEYWDSQAQNRSGFIGDIHIGHDYWELKPLNISHFIGDTVLDLTKAQIPFGETKINVSSFVGDVKVFVPNDMEVGVQVVSSSFAGDVKILGRKEGGMFHSVNYHTTGYHEMDKKIKLVVSTFVGDVRVTKVG
- a CDS encoding sensor histidine kinase translates to MMVRLLRSGKWEFVWKFVLSSLLSAILGAAVWTFLNKEGVEAGASWAAAVVFLLVSLAFGYWVSQTTQRRIDALQLSLKQLANGNYEVRLPVAGELAYMELHREFNELARQLEERMKWLQKIGEEQIMQEAASNEAAVMEERKRLARDLHDTVSQQLFAIHMSASSLPKLQQLHADKAAEVLQQLIHMSTLAQKQMRGFIAQLRPMELENRTLQEALEKWFPDYCRQNGLQGELDWRIGEPLSEAKEHQLFLIAQEAMANVVKHARASGCTLTLAENERQVVMTVQDNGAGFRADEVKRGSYGLSTMLERAQKLGGTAEIMSKPGSGTRVKVTIPKIWKGDAEDGK
- a CDS encoding response regulator, with amino-acid sequence MENNDRIYTVMIVDDHDMVRTGLRTYLMLEPRFEITAEANNGSHALKLLEQGQVPDLILMDMMMPEMNGIEATRAIVSRYPSVKVVMLTSFLEDDKVFEAIEAGAVSYVLKTVSSEELIYALNGALKGMPVMTSDVSQALTRGLRQRAAQGEEEGLTEREKEVLLLIAEGRTNKEIGEELHISIKTVKTHVSNLLMKCDLDDRTQLAVYAHRKGWVKQS
- a CDS encoding YugN family protein codes for the protein MVPISSSIESTKHEFTAVNKLLNQLQFALGGGWDYEGGSFDRYLDDEHKVWLRIPFKTRSGNIDIEADNGAVIEFDRPFVLKHLYNEGTDPEGSVRLLGALFDQFQTPVDPDARVEQQWLDKAKELLAEVERAL
- a CDS encoding IS256 family transposase, which gives rise to MGLWTKEQLRAFIKENQLVTAQDAQNALKDLFAETLQEMLEAEMDTHLGYEKHDAKSKQTTNSRNGKSRKTVTSEYGEQEIAVPRDREGPFEPLVVKKHQSNVTGIEDQIVALYAKGVSTREIQDHLQQLYGIEVSPTLISNVTNKIVPLIKEWQNRPLQSIYAVVFLDAIHFKVKQDGAIVNKAAYMVIGIDLDGNKDVLGMWIGENESAKFWLSVLNELKNRGVQDILITCVDNLTGFTQAITACYPQTEIQKCIIHQIRNSTRYVSYKDLKKVTADLKPIYKAATEEAALVELDRFEEIWGTKYPLIVRSWRTNWSELATFFKYPPEIRKLIYTTNIIESYHRQLRKVTKGKSIFPSDEALLKMLYLSTMDVIRKWTGRVQNWGQMLLQLSVFFPDRVGQHLR